A single window of Oreochromis aureus strain Israel breed Guangdong linkage group 7, ZZ_aureus, whole genome shotgun sequence DNA harbors:
- the lman2la gene encoding lectin, mannose-binding 2-like a isoform X1, producing MMAAASSSSLYSGSKLLLGFTCKGKKMPLKFRWTIAFLVVTLSRCFADDDHEMEEFLKREHSLSKPYQGVGSSSSSHWELMGDAMVTTDQVRLTPDMQSRQGAIWSRIPCHLTDWEMQVHFKIHGQGKKNLNGDGLAIWYTKERMQKGPVFGNKDNFTGLGVFVDTYPNEEKHIEAQKKRYTPRTQRIFPFVLAMVGNGSISYDHERDGRPTELGGCNAMVRNLKHDSFLFIRYVRRRLTVMIDIDGQHEWRDCLDLPGVRLPQGYYFGASAITGDLSDNHDIISMKLYQLTVLRSKKEEEEEEEDVITIPSVDNMELIRLGQSDEGMSGIAIFFTVLFSMVGCIFLIVIGLVVYSHWNENRRKRFY from the exons ATGATGGCCGccgccagcagcagcagtctctACAGCGGCTCCAAATTACTGCTCGGTTTTACATGCAAAGGGAAGAAAATGCCTTTGAAATTTCGCTGGACTATCGCTTTTCTGGTTGTTACTCTGAGCCGGTGTTTTGCCGACGATGACCACGAAATGGAGGAGTTCCTGAAGCGGGAGCATTCCCTTTCCAAGCCTTACCAAG GTGTGGGCTCCTCAAGCTCCTCCCACTGGGAGCTGATGGGCGATGCCATGGTAACCACCGACCAGGTGCGGCTGACACCTGACATGCAGAGCAGACAGGGGGCGATATGGAGCCGCATT CCCTGCCATCTGACGGACTGGGAGATGCAGGTGCACTTTAAAATTCACGGGCAAGGAAAGAAGAACCTGAATGGTGACGGGCTGGCCATTTGGTACACGAAGGAACGCATGCAGAAAG GGCCTGTTTTTGGAAATAAGGACAACTTCACTGGCTTGGGCGTTTTTGTGGACACATATCCCAATGAGGAGAAACACATAGAG GCGCAGAAGAAGAGATACACTCCTCGCACACAG AGGATCTTCCCCTTCGTCCTGGCAATGGTGGGGAATGGCAGCATCAGCTACGACCACGAGCGGGATGGCCGGCCCACAGAGCTGGGTGGCTGCAACGCTATGGTGCGCAACCTCAAGCACGATAGCTTCCTCTTCATCCGATACGTCCGCCGCAGGCTCACG GTGATGATAGATATCGACGGGCAGCATGAATGGAGGGACTGCCTGGACCTACCTGGGGTGCGGTTGCCACAGGGCTATTATTTTGGTGCTTCAGCAATCACTGGAGATCTCTCAG ATAACCATGATATAATTTCCATGAAACTCTACCAACTGACGGTGCTGCGgagcaaaaaggaagaagaggaggaggaagaagacgTGATAACCATACCCAGTGTCGACAACATGGAGCTTATCAGAT TGGGTCAGAGTGATGAGGGGATGAGCGGAATAGCCATTTTCTTCACCGTGCTCTTCTCTATGGTGGGGTGCATCTTCCTCATCGTTATCGGCCTGGTGGTGTACAGCCACTGGAACGAGAACAGACGCAAGCGCTTCTACTGA
- the lman2la gene encoding lectin, mannose-binding 2-like a isoform X2: MMAAASSSSLYSGSKLLLGFTCKGKKMPLKFRWTIAFLVVTLSRCFADDDHEMEEFLKREHSLSKPYQGVGSSSSSHWELMGDAMVTTDQVRLTPDMQSRQGAIWSRIPCHLTDWEMQVHFKIHGQGKKNLNGDGLAIWYTKERMQKGPVFGNKDNFTGLGVFVDTYPNEEKHIERIFPFVLAMVGNGSISYDHERDGRPTELGGCNAMVRNLKHDSFLFIRYVRRRLTVMIDIDGQHEWRDCLDLPGVRLPQGYYFGASAITGDLSDNHDIISMKLYQLTVLRSKKEEEEEEEDVITIPSVDNMELIRLGQSDEGMSGIAIFFTVLFSMVGCIFLIVIGLVVYSHWNENRRKRFY; the protein is encoded by the exons ATGATGGCCGccgccagcagcagcagtctctACAGCGGCTCCAAATTACTGCTCGGTTTTACATGCAAAGGGAAGAAAATGCCTTTGAAATTTCGCTGGACTATCGCTTTTCTGGTTGTTACTCTGAGCCGGTGTTTTGCCGACGATGACCACGAAATGGAGGAGTTCCTGAAGCGGGAGCATTCCCTTTCCAAGCCTTACCAAG GTGTGGGCTCCTCAAGCTCCTCCCACTGGGAGCTGATGGGCGATGCCATGGTAACCACCGACCAGGTGCGGCTGACACCTGACATGCAGAGCAGACAGGGGGCGATATGGAGCCGCATT CCCTGCCATCTGACGGACTGGGAGATGCAGGTGCACTTTAAAATTCACGGGCAAGGAAAGAAGAACCTGAATGGTGACGGGCTGGCCATTTGGTACACGAAGGAACGCATGCAGAAAG GGCCTGTTTTTGGAAATAAGGACAACTTCACTGGCTTGGGCGTTTTTGTGGACACATATCCCAATGAGGAGAAACACATAGAG AGGATCTTCCCCTTCGTCCTGGCAATGGTGGGGAATGGCAGCATCAGCTACGACCACGAGCGGGATGGCCGGCCCACAGAGCTGGGTGGCTGCAACGCTATGGTGCGCAACCTCAAGCACGATAGCTTCCTCTTCATCCGATACGTCCGCCGCAGGCTCACG GTGATGATAGATATCGACGGGCAGCATGAATGGAGGGACTGCCTGGACCTACCTGGGGTGCGGTTGCCACAGGGCTATTATTTTGGTGCTTCAGCAATCACTGGAGATCTCTCAG ATAACCATGATATAATTTCCATGAAACTCTACCAACTGACGGTGCTGCGgagcaaaaaggaagaagaggaggaggaagaagacgTGATAACCATACCCAGTGTCGACAACATGGAGCTTATCAGAT TGGGTCAGAGTGATGAGGGGATGAGCGGAATAGCCATTTTCTTCACCGTGCTCTTCTCTATGGTGGGGTGCATCTTCCTCATCGTTATCGGCCTGGTGGTGTACAGCCACTGGAACGAGAACAGACGCAAGCGCTTCTACTGA
- the wbp1 gene encoding WW domain-binding protein 1: protein MAQKALGSIVGLLCTGTYLVQGKEFCFGVNNEQYRCEMGYCCGETECCTYYYELWWFWLVWTLIIMLSCCCAYRHRRVKMRLQQEQRQREISLMAYQGASSSFISPPPLNLRFWNDCKLPDYEEVVGHPPTPPPPYSENPPECTPVVVPQVNQPDASSVLQPLTEAEPRVDCQASGSSSDQEAVSLPIQVQCAAEENVEAAEEDEELVTRRRHVTGDSGIEVCVCQLDVDEGSGLEEESEEEQRMCKVAGRDCCSAPQQQTLRQKEHASELPSQTSTSNGDHMV from the exons ATGGCACAGAAAGCACTGGGATCCATTGTTGGTCTTCTTTGCACCGGGACCTATCTTGTGCAG GGGAAGGAGTTCTGTTTTGGGGTAAACAATGAGCAGTACCGCTGTGAGATGGGGTACTGCTGTGGTGAAACAGAGTGCTGCACTTACTACTATGAACTCTGGT GGTTCTGGTTGGTATGGACCTTAATCATCATGCTAAGCTGCTGTTGTGCCTATCGACACCGGAGGGTTAAAATGCGTCTTCAGCAGGAGCAGCGCCAGCGTGAGATCAGCCTCATGGCCTACCAAGGAGCCTCCAGCTCCTTTATTTCACCTCCACCTCTCAATTTAA GATTTTGGAATGACTGCAAGCTTCCTGACTATGAAGAGGTAGTTGGCCACCCTCcgacacctcctcctccttacTCTGAAAACCCTCCTGAGTGTACCCCTGTAGTCGTTCCACAAGTGAACCAGCCGGACGCTTCTTCTGTGCTGCAACCCCTCACCGAGGCTGAGCCACGGGTGGACTGTCAGGCCTCCGGTTCGTCATCAGACCAGGAGGCGGTGTCGCTCCCAATCCAAGTACAGTGTGCGGCAGAGGAGAATGTAGAGGCGgcagaggaggacgaggagctTGTGACTCGGCGTCGGCACGTGACCGGCGACTCAGGAATTGAGGTGTGCGTTTGCCAGCTTGATGTAGACGAAGGCTCAGGGCTTGAGGAGGAAAGCGAAGAGGAGCAGCGTATGTGTAAGGTCGCCGGGAGGGACTGCTGCTCCGCCCCCCAACAGCAAACCTTAAGACAGAAGGAGCACGCCTCAGAGCTGCCTAGCCAGACTAGCACCAGCAATGGAGACCACATGGTGTGA
- the LOC116312202 gene encoding ADP-ribosylation factor-like protein 3 isoform X3, with protein MGLLSILRRLKQSPEQEVRLLLLGLDNAGKTTVLKQLAAEDVSHITPTQSTGFKLNVWDIGGQRKIRPYWRNYFENTDVLIYVIDSSDRKRFEETSLELAELLEEEKLATVPLLVFANKQDLMTAAPASELAESLRLHTIRDRMWQVQACSALTAEGIQDGMTWVCRNIKFRKKP; from the exons ATG GGCCTTTTGTCCATCCTTCGGCGGCTGAAGCAGTCTCCAGAGCAGGAAGTACGCTTGCTGCTGTTAGGGTTGGATAATGCCGGCAAGACCACTGTGTTAAAACAGCTGGCAGCCGAAGACGTCAGCCACATCACCCCCACAcaa TCCACAGGCTTCAAGCTGAACGTTTGGGACATTGGAGGTCAGCGCAAGATCCGACCATACTGGAGGAATTATTTTGAGAACACAGATGTACTG ATCTATGTGATTGACAGCTCAGACAGGAAACGATTTGAAGAAACAAGTCTG GAGCTAGCTGAGTTGCTGGAGGAGGAAAAGCTCGCCACGGTGCCGCTGCTAGTCTTCGCCAACAAGCAGGACCTGATGACAGCTGCTCCAGCATCAGAGCTGGCAGAAAGTCTCCGTCTGCACACAATACGGGATCGCATGTGGCAGGTGCAGGCGTGCTCGGCGCTCACTGCAGAGGGAATTCAG GATGGGATGACCTGGGTTTGCAGAAATATAAAGTTTCGGAAGAAGCCATGA
- the LOC116312202 gene encoding ADP-ribosylation factor-like protein 3 isoform X1: MGLLSILRRLKQSPEQEVRLLLLGLDNAGKTTVLKQLAAEDVSHITPTQGFNIKSVQSTGFKLNVWDIGGQRKIRPYWRNYFENTDVLIYVIDSSDRKRFEETSLELAELLEEEKLATVPLLVFANKQDLMTAAPASELAESLRLHTIRDRMWQVQACSALTAEGIQDGMTWVCRNIKFRKKP; the protein is encoded by the exons ATG GGCCTTTTGTCCATCCTTCGGCGGCTGAAGCAGTCTCCAGAGCAGGAAGTACGCTTGCTGCTGTTAGGGTTGGATAATGCCGGCAAGACCACTGTGTTAAAACAGCTGGCAGCCGAAGACGTCAGCCACATCACCCCCACAcaa GGCTTTAACATCAAGAGCGTGCAGTCCACAGGCTTCAAGCTGAACGTTTGGGACATTGGAGGTCAGCGCAAGATCCGACCATACTGGAGGAATTATTTTGAGAACACAGATGTACTG ATCTATGTGATTGACAGCTCAGACAGGAAACGATTTGAAGAAACAAGTCTG GAGCTAGCTGAGTTGCTGGAGGAGGAAAAGCTCGCCACGGTGCCGCTGCTAGTCTTCGCCAACAAGCAGGACCTGATGACAGCTGCTCCAGCATCAGAGCTGGCAGAAAGTCTCCGTCTGCACACAATACGGGATCGCATGTGGCAGGTGCAGGCGTGCTCGGCGCTCACTGCAGAGGGAATTCAG GATGGGATGACCTGGGTTTGCAGAAATATAAAGTTTCGGAAGAAGCCATGA
- the LOC116312202 gene encoding ADP-ribosylation factor-like protein 3 isoform X2 → MGLLSILRRLKQSPEQEVRLLLLGLDNAGKTTVLKQLAAEDVSHITPTQGFNIKSVQSTGFKLNVWDIGGQRKIRPYWRNYFENTDIYVIDSSDRKRFEETSLELAELLEEEKLATVPLLVFANKQDLMTAAPASELAESLRLHTIRDRMWQVQACSALTAEGIQDGMTWVCRNIKFRKKP, encoded by the exons ATG GGCCTTTTGTCCATCCTTCGGCGGCTGAAGCAGTCTCCAGAGCAGGAAGTACGCTTGCTGCTGTTAGGGTTGGATAATGCCGGCAAGACCACTGTGTTAAAACAGCTGGCAGCCGAAGACGTCAGCCACATCACCCCCACAcaa GGCTTTAACATCAAGAGCGTGCAGTCCACAGGCTTCAAGCTGAACGTTTGGGACATTGGAGGTCAGCGCAAGATCCGACCATACTGGAGGAATTATTTTGAGAACACAGAT ATCTATGTGATTGACAGCTCAGACAGGAAACGATTTGAAGAAACAAGTCTG GAGCTAGCTGAGTTGCTGGAGGAGGAAAAGCTCGCCACGGTGCCGCTGCTAGTCTTCGCCAACAAGCAGGACCTGATGACAGCTGCTCCAGCATCAGAGCTGGCAGAAAGTCTCCGTCTGCACACAATACGGGATCGCATGTGGCAGGTGCAGGCGTGCTCGGCGCTCACTGCAGAGGGAATTCAG GATGGGATGACCTGGGTTTGCAGAAATATAAAGTTTCGGAAGAAGCCATGA